In Fulvia fulva chromosome 8, complete sequence, the DNA window CAACCAGGGAGCTGGCAAAGGATGAGCTGTCGACAAGTCGACAACATTCACGATAGGGCATCGTGATGCTTCAGACCAGTATTCAACTACTCCGCCCTTCGAAGCATCACGTGGCTACAATCACTGTTACACGAGCGAAGTTCGTGGCGGTGGCTGTGCTCGAGCTGAACACCCGAACTTGCAGAAACCGTGCCAGATATCCATTTGAATTTGTCTCAACAGGTCTCAGATTCAAGGGACTGGACATGCGCAACCTCCACCCAGGTGCCATCATTTCCGTGGCACCAAGATGACAGCACCTAAAGCCAAGCCTGCCGTGACTGGCGTGGCCTATCGGAACTTAGACGCCGCGCTGTACCAGGTTCGCTTCCTGCGCTACACAAGCTGTGATAGGAACGGCCTCCTTCGTTTCGAGCTTGCTGTATTATCTATCAATGTACAGCCCAGGTACACTGCTCTGTCCTACGGCTGGGGCGATGCCTCCACGAAAGAACGGATCTGCATCAACGGTCAAGATGCTCTCGTACCGACAAATCTCGTGTCAGCCTTACGGAATCTTGGGGCAAAGGAAGGTGATCTGCTATGGGCAGATGCAGTCTGTATCAATCAGGAGAACAAGCCCGAGAAGGCGGACCAAGTCAAGCTGATGGGCTTGATTTATGAGAAAGCTTACAGAGTAGTCATCTGGCTCGGGTCCGAAGGCGAGGATACTGCGCATGCTACGGCGTTGCTGGGAGATTTCGCAAACCATGTGAACTTCCGAAAACTGGAGGAAGACGGCTACGCCTATCACGATCAACTAGCCGCAGAAGTAACTGCTCCTCGATTCTTTTCCGACCCGGACTTTGCACATCACTGGTTTGCCCACATCCTCCAGAAGCAGAAAGATCCTGCGCGGGCATTGCGAGGTGTCAATGAGATTGTCATGCGGCCATACTGGGAACGTGTCTGGGTCGTTCAAGAAGCGGCCAAAGCTAGTCGCGCTTTGGTGCGATGCGGCCGTTTACGAATCAATCTCAACGCAATACTGGCCATAGTGTCCTGCTTACCAGGGATTCCCCACAGGGAACAGACTTTGCTTGAGACGATATTGAAGTTTCGGATACAAGAGTCTAACAGCGCTGGCGATTGTTCCAATCGAGTCTCGCTGTACCAAGCACTGATAGACACTCGCTACTCCCTTGCAACGGAGCCTCGAGACAAGGTCTACTCACTGTTGGGTCTGACGAGCGATGGGGACGATCTTCTTCCGACTCCGTCTTACGTGGGAACACCGGAGCAAGCTTTCGCTACTGTCAGTAGAGCCATCCTTCGCTCAAGACGCGCGACCAACCTCCTTCTGCTGTCTGGCTGGGTACCCCTGAACGGAAAAGACATTCGTCCACAAGTCCGGGCAGTAGACTGGGCTGACACAAAATTCCGCATCCCGAATTGGCTTACATTCAGCTTTGGCGCTACGACACCTACTGTGCCATGGCAAGTTGTGGATCTTCCAGATGCACTCCAGACAAACGGCTGCGAAATCGCAACCATTAATGGACTTGTGTCCGAAGACAGACACTCAATATCATCAACAGGCTGGAGCATAGGTAGTATAGACTCGTCCGGAACTGTAACTGCTGGCGAGATTGACGGTACTCCGGAAGAAGTAGTCAACGAACTATGTTTGGACTTGCTACAACGCTTTCAGCAGGATCAACCTTTGAGCGAAGTGGTTAGTCACAAGCAATTGACTGACGCCTTTGCACGTATCATCAGGGACTTTAACCAGGGCAAGCCCACGACAGCGCTGAGGTATGGCCGACTCCGCTATGCCCTCGAGACTCTTGCTGAGGTCATGCTTGGCCAGTTTCCAATCTGGGAATGGGCTAGGAGATATAATATGGCCAGGCGCTACCAGGCTACCCGCCAAATAATACCTGACATCCAAAGTGGCAGCCGAAAAGCTCGCCTCCTGTCGACTCTATGCTGCTGCAGCGCCCCTAAGGATCTAGAAATGGAAGATCCTGACCCGAACCCCAGAGTTCCAGTGAGCCGCGAATCCAGGAAAAATCTCACATAGCACCCATCGGTCGTGGCATCCAAGTATTCACATTCTTCAACGCTAGTTCATGCAACTCAAGAAATGCAGCATGAATCCTCCTCCTTGCTATACACTACAACTTGACGAGTATGCACCGACAGACGGTCTTATCTGAAATGATCGCGAGAATCGTCGTCCGCTGCATGTGCTGCAGCATACGCCTTCAGCATCACCTTGATCACTCTGGCTCAAGCCCACGATGTGCCTTCCTAGAGCACACAAAACATTCCAGCATTCCCTCCATCTTGCCACCTGTGTTCACACTTCCCCATGAGACGCTGAGAGATATGTGAGAGGCAACGAGATCTGCTATAGTACCGGTAGGTGTGGGATGATACATCTGCTGGATGCCGTGCCTGGAGGACCTGTCAACGTCTGCGGCACTGCAGATCCTTCCTCTCGACATTTTGCAGTAGCCTGTCTTGAAGCGAAAGGCCACACAATGAAGTAGATGCGAGGGACTCGTCGTCAAAGTCAACGTTGTACATCCTCCAACAAATGAGGCCTCTCTTTGCCGATAGTCGCAGCTCATAGACGTGGTTCTTCCATCTTTACCAGAGCACCACAGTCACCGAGACAGTGATGACGTCGAATGTGTTGCCATGGCCGGACGTTAAATTCTGTGAGAAATGCTCCTGGAGGTATGCATACTGGTTAGACATCACAGCGTGACTATGAGGAAGTTGTAGATCGAAGAACCACGGCCTGCCGGAGCTCGTCTGGCCCTACCGCGTTCCTTGCCGTTGAGTTCGAGTCGAATCCTGTGTCTTGGTGGACTCGAAACGGTGTACTTCTTCACTCACATGCTTGACCGAGCGATGCGCACGGCGGCAAGGCCGCTTGCAGTAGGAATGACTTCCACCACCGTGGTGTGGCTTCTTGCGCCTATCACGACGACCAAGGTTTGTTGTATTTGAAGCATAACGCCGGGCGACCCAAGGTATAGGCATGCTCGGCAGCTTGCTGGATATCATCCAAGGTGATGTCAAGAGGTTGTCGAGGCTCTTCTTTCCAGCGGCTTAGTGCTTCGGGGTAGGAATGATTCGAGGTGCTGGATGTGAAGGTGAGTCCATAGACAGTGTATATGATGGGAACTTTGATGTATAAgaaagaagtatagtatcgtATACAGTTCGTGCTTCATGGGTTGAGTAGAACTGCGAAATGACGGAGTAAGATATCGATCGTATGAATATCAGTGTCCTCTTGCTTAGCTTGCTTTCTGCATGTCAGCTTGCTCCAATCGTCGAGCTAAGAAGAAACGTTTGCTTTCAAGTGTTTCATACTTTCATGACATCCATTGATTACATGCAGGCCTTTTGATTGCTTGTACGCTAATGCACCTGTATCCAGTATTGCCATCTACAGCGTGCAGTCGTCAGAGTCGTCAGTCCAGTAGCGGTACCCATGGCGGTTCCGACGGACTTAGGATGCGAAACATCAAATGATCTTTTTGCTGGTGTCATGATCAGGATGCCAAAACGGGAGCCATGCTTGGTTGGTCGATTTGACATTGCTCTACTCGACCTCCTCGATCTTCTTGCTGCTGCCCTCGCCGGCGCTTGATGCACCTGCGGATGCGCCCTCTTCGCCTTCGAGTTCTGGCATGTCCTGCGATATGTCAGCATAACGCTTATCACGTAGCATCAGTCGTATAATGTACCTCATCATCGTCAGcatcgtcgtcgtcgtcgtcctCGCCACCCATGCCCTCCATTCCAGGCATGCCACCACCAGCACCTCCAAGCTTGCTGAAGTCGATGCCGCCGAAGCCGCCGTCACCTCCCATGCCGCCCATTCCACCCATGCGGCTCATGTAGTCATCATCATCTGCTACGACGTCCTGCTCGTCCTCGTCGACCCACTGTGAATGATGTCGTCAGCATGGTTGTCCTGCCATAGTACCCATCACCTTCATCTTGCATGCGGACATGGTTTCCTTCCACCACCTCACTCCTCACTCACCTTGTCAAAGTCTGTCTTCAGGTAGTGCACCTTCGCCTTATCCTTCAACAATCGCGGCCAGAACTCCTCTTCGAGATCCTTCTTCTGCAGCACAAATTCGATAGCTCGTGGCGAGTGGTTCGTCTTCGAAGCAGATGGGTCGATCTCCTTGAAGAACTCGAGTTTCACTGCATAGTCGGCCTTCTTGGACTCGCTGTAGCCTTGGAAGCTGAGGTAGCCGGGCTGGACGTCGAGCTTGATCTTCTTGGGGTCGACGTCGGGGACGTTGATGGAGACATAGACGTGGTTCTTCTCGGCTTCTGTCTTGGAGGAGCGCTGTGCCCAGGTCACTGCAGGAAAGTGTCAATATGGTTGACCGTTCCTTGGCGACGTATGTGGTTGGGGAGCGTACCCTCTGGAGTGATGGTCTTGGTGCCGAACTCCTTCGCATCGGTCGTGTTTGTAGGCTGCGCCGACATTGTGAGGGTGTTGTGTGGTGTGTGTGGTGTGTGTGGTGGATGTGGGTGTGTTCTCTGCAGGTACAGCGACAGTTCACAGCTCACACAGCTCTGGCTTGTGGTCGTAGCGCAGAATTGGTCCGAAGCTGGTGGAAGCTTTGCCGCTGTTGCTTGTGACGATCTCGGTCTTGGTGAAGCGCTGTGTCTGTCACCTGATCTCTGCGGCAGTGTAGACGGGGTGCAATGCAGTGACGGTGAATCGAGTATGTCAATGTCTCCCTGCCACGACATTTGATCTGCGCTGCTGTCTCTGCAATGGCGACGTCAGACAGACTTGGTCTTGGCATGACATGCCTCCCACTTCACTCTAGCAGCTGCCTGCCTCTGTCACATGCATTCACCCACTCTGCCACTGACCTGAACAATGCGCTCTCGCCACGTGCATATCTGGCAGAACCCCCGGAGATGCCCCTGCGACTGTAACATCTCCACAACACAACACACACCATGGACGGCGTACGGAAGTTCTTCTACGGACCCACGCCAGAGGAGCAAGTAAGGCAGCCGATAACCACCATCCACTAAACCACCTGCTAACATGTGATATCCGTACCACAGAAACGAAAATGCAAGGCCCTCGTCCGTCAAAACGGCCGCAAACTCGACCGCGACATGCAAAACCTCAAAGCCCTCGAATCCAAGACCCGCAATCTAATCCTGCAAGCCTCCAAACGCGCCCAACGCAACCCCTCCCAAAAAGACCAAGCTCTGCAAGAAACCCGCATCTTCGCCCGCGAGCTCCTCCGCGTCCGCAAACAACGCTCTCGCCTCGCGACCTCCAAAGCCACCCTCAACTCCGTAGGCATGCAAGTCGAGGAAGCCTTCGCCATGCGCAAGATCGGCGACAGCATCAAAGCCTCCACGGGAATCATGAAAGACGTCAACATGCTAGTGAAACTACCAGAGTTGACGGGGACGATGAGGGAGTTGAGTCAGGAGTTGGTCAAGGCGGGGATTATTGAGGAGATGGCGGGGGATTCTTTGCCGGATAGTGAGTTGCTGGAGGCTGAGGATGAGGAGGCGGAGACGGAGGTTGATAAGGTGTTGGGTGAGGTGCTGAAGGATCGGACGAGTGCGCCGGGAACGCAGTTGCCGACGGAGCCCGTGGGGCCTGTGGAGGCTCAGCCCGCGGAGGAGGAGGATATGGATTCGGAGGAGATGTTGGCGCAGATGAGGGGGAGGTTGGAGGCGTTGAAGAGTTGAGGCCGGTCTCTGATGACTTCACGACGTCGACCTTACGATGTGAGATGTTTGCATGGTGCTTGGCATTGTCGGTGTTGCAGAGCTATGTGATATGCTCGGGTGGTGAAGAGATCTTAATCTAGACACTACATGAAGGTTCCGATTTGCACTTGGCTGATGATCTTCCCAGACGTGCAGAATAGCATCCTACAGGTCAAAGCCACTTCCACCCAAAGCCTAACTCACGTCACACCGTGCAGTCGAGCATGACTCCCTTACGCCTTTGCGACAGATCACGAATCTGCAAAGAATCCACCATCGGTTGGGCCTCAGGCATATATCATCCCGTGCAAACCTCAGACTTGCACTGCCGCCCATGGTTACACAGCAGCGGGGAGGGCCTCCCGCTCACGTTGCTGCGGCACACACCGCCTGCTTTTGCAGTGCCCCAAACAAGTCGATCGTGCTCTAATGCCGGGTGATACCTCCGCAAGATCTCATGCGCGGTCTCGTCCTGCCGCAATCTAGGAGAGGCGACGGTCACAAAGCTCATGCACGGCTTGGAAGTCGCCTTGCCCCTTGTTTCATCATGAATGTTCTCATTTGTTGAGCAGACGCCGGTCCGCATCCCCCGATACCACGTTCCTCGGGATCGGACGTATTCACTGTGGTCGTTGGCATAGCCTGCCGGCTTCTTGCCGCGAACGCCTCAATGACTGGTTCTGAAATTCCGTCAACATACCGTCCAAGGCATCGCGAAGAGCATGTTCTCACCTGCAGTGCCACGGTCTTGCTAGATCTGCAGCGGGAGACAGGCCCGCCATATCGAGGCTTGTCACTTCGCTCTCGACGAAGAACGAGAAGGCAACGAGATGAAACATGCGATAGCCATTGACCATAAGACTTCGCCGCTCCCCGCCACTGCAGTTCGGGGCCATCAGCAGTCTATACGCTCACAGGCTTCCACCAGCAATCTTACGCCCGTCAGCCATCGGCTTCCACCTTCCTTCCTCCCCTCAAGATCCCTTCAGAGCAGCCATCGATGAGTCCGTCACAGAACAGCTCGTGCTATCAGCTTTCCGGCCAAACAATCCGACCGACGTACGGAGCTCCCGACCTTTCGAATGGATCAGATACCCTCGCCATCGTCTTCGGCACCCTGGCAACTGTTCTCGCGGCAGCCACATTGATCTTGGCTGGTGTCAAGTACTGGCTCAGGGCGTCTCAGCCCAGAGCTGTGCACATCCAAAGCGACGTCGAGAGAGTGCAGGTGGTGCAGTCAGTGCTTGTGGCGTTTAGATTGCCTTCTGGGATATATACTGACCTTATTTAGGGGAGCACGATGACAAACGGCCTAGCTCAAAGGGGAATTCAGGACACGACATGACCGAGGAGAGCAGAATATCTCGAAAATGATTTTACAGACCATGTGATCTTGGAAGCACATGCCAGAGCAACAGTAGCTTGGACACCTTCACCCCACCTGAGATCCTGATTTTCGCTCTGCTAGCCATATCCCAGACTTTCTAACAAAGCCGTCAGCAATTCACTTCTCCACCAGGAGTCTTTCAAGGCCAAGTCCAGCGTTGGCGAATGTGCAGATTCTCCAACAAGATAGCTCTGAACAACACATCTGATCTCAGCCAATGCATCGAATGGTCAGCCTCTGAGGTCTGCGGCATCGACTCTCGCAGTACGCCGTGTTCGACTTCCGAGCAGAATTCGAGTTTGGGTGATAACGCTGGTAGACCAGGTAAGTGGATAGCCAACGGCCGCTGCGGTAGGACGATACGCCTTCTGGCCGTCTAAATTTGGGTCGCCTCGCCAGGTGTACAAGACGTACCAACATTAAAGATATCCTGTTAAGTCGCTCGATTCAACATGGCTTCTTGAAACTGTTCAGAGAACATGCCAGCAAACTCGTTGGTGATAGCATCTCTGCAGGCAGTGAACGACAGGAATTGTGGGAAACGATTGCCCCTCCGGTACCAATCTGGTAGATGTAGATGTACAGGCAGGCAGCTAGCTTCCTGGGGTGACTGTCTGCAGGCCAGGCAGTACAAGAGGACCAGGCGTCGTCGGTGGTTGGCCAGGATGGAGGTATCGCTCATAAAAAACGATAGAGGCACCGCAAATATCTTATGGTGTGTCAAGTACAGTGCTGCGAAGTCGTACATCCAAGCTGGATCCTGCCACTGATGGAAGATGAAGGCACTGTTCTGTGATCGACTCGGAAGTCTAAGATTCTCAGCGTAAATCTTGGTAGCTTCGAACAGATCGGCCGGAAAGTTCTTGAGCGCGAATGCAGTACGCTCTAGACGACTATACTCCTGTCTAGCACTGTGGATCAGGAGGTAAGCCATATTCGCAGCGACTTTGGCCCGAATCGCTGTGCTGACCTCCAGCAGATTCTTGATATCGGATACGGCAGTGTTGGTCACGACCATGAGGAATATCTCGGCGGGTAAATGCTCAAGCGGTGCTACCTATGGTGGCCGTTTCCGGTGGGCTGGTCTGGAGCTGTGGTGATTTCCTTCTTGTGAACACATTCAGCAGTCTCTCCACCGACCATCGCCAAACGCATCGCTGTCACGTTGACAACCTCTCCGGCAGGTCCAGAGGTGGCAGTCGGAGTCGCGAGCTGATGGACAGTGGACGACTCTCGCTTTTGGTGAGTCGCCAGCCGTGGCGCAGATCGACGCATTGCATCGCTTTCAGCTCTTTGATAAATGCGGTCTAAATTCGAAAACCTGACGACACCAACTTCTTTGCCGATCAGGAGGTTTTCCAATTCAGTGCGTGCGGCAAAGAGAGGCCGCACAGTGCGCTCCCGATCCATGTCATCGGAAAGTCGCCCCTAGATTGTGGGATCAGTACGGTTCTTGTATCTACTCTTGTTCACGGCCGAGGATGCTTGCCTGTTCTTCGGGATGCTAAATTTGATAGGAGTCTTCGTGTATTGCGACGAAATACGGATTTGGGTGACTGTCTCGATTCTGCTTGAGTGCGTGAGAACCTGTGGATGTGAAGTACAGTTGATGAAGGAGAAGCAATCGATACATTTGAGGGCTTAAAGTAAGCCCTGGTGAGTCAGATATCCATTTGTCCTCAAAAATACTGAGTCAGTATACTTTTACACGTGGATCTTGGTAGCTTGCACTACATGTTTTCAGCGTGTTGACAACACCTTCTATTGCGATTGGATGAAGCAAGGAGCAAGGAGCAATGAGCGAGAAAGTACCTCATCTGGCGATGAACGTTACCGCAGGCGTGTTTATATGACCTAAACTCAAAGCTTCTTGTGCTAGAGTGCTGGGCTCACACCCGCTTGTACGGAGCCAGGGAGAAAAGCAAGCTGTTGGACAGTCAGCGAAGATGGAACTCTTGATGCAAGTCTTGAAGCTTGATTGCAGAT includes these proteins:
- a CDS encoding Heterokaryon incompatibility protein 6, OR allele, translated to MTAPKAKPAVTGVAYRNLDAALYQVRFLRYTSCDRNGLLRFELAVLSINVQPRYTALSYGWGDASTKERICINGQDALVPTNLVSALRNLGAKEGDLLWADAVCINQENKPEKADQVKLMGLIYEKAYRVVIWLGSEGEDTAHATALLGDFANHVNFRKLEEDGYAYHDQLAAEVTAPRFFSDPDFAHHWFAHILQKQKDPARALRGVNEIVMRPYWERVWVVQEAAKASRALVRCGRLRINLNAILAIVSCLPGIPHREQTLLETILKFRIQESNSAGDCSNRVSLYQALIDTRYSLATEPRDKVYSLLGLTSDGDDLLPTPSYVGTPEQAFATVSRAILRSRRATNLLLLSGWVPLNGKDIRPQVRAVDWADTKFRIPNWLTFSFGATTPTVPWQVVDLPDALQTNGCEIATINGLVSEDRHSISSTGWSIGSIDSSGTVTAGEIDGTPEEVVNELCLDLLQRFQQDQPLSEVVSHKQLTDAFARIIRDFNQGKPTTALRYGRLRYALETLAEVMLGQFPIWEWARRYNMARRYQATRQIIPDIQSGSRKARLLSTLCCCSAPKDLEMEDPDPNPRVPVSRESRKNLT
- a CDS encoding Vacuolar protein-sorting-associated protein 24 → MDGVRKFFYGPTPEEQKRKCKALVRQNGRKLDRDMQNLKALESKTRNLILQASKRAQRNPSQKDQALQETRIFARELLRVRKQRSRLATSKATLNSVGMQVEEAFAMRKIGDSIKASTGIMKDVNMLVKLPELTGTMRELSQELVKAGIIEEMAGDSLPDSELLEAEDEEAETEVDKVLGEVLKDRTSAPGTQLPTEPVGPVEAQPAEEEDMDSEEMLAQMRGRLEALKS